A single window of Dermacentor albipictus isolate Rhodes 1998 colony chromosome 1, USDA_Dalb.pri_finalv2, whole genome shotgun sequence DNA harbors:
- the LOC135911241 gene encoding LOW QUALITY PROTEIN: peptide methionine sulfoxide reductase-like (The sequence of the model RefSeq protein was modified relative to this genomic sequence to represent the inferred CDS: substituted 1 base at 1 genomic stop codon): MRFPFVPVRQLFLVSARLSEMPLYEPNVPVKKATFALSXFWFPEAQYGCAPGVVRTRVGYTGGTTKDPTYRSLGDHTETVQLEYDPTNTDYKTLLNMFWGFHDPTACHKRQYMSAIFYHDKEQKAAAEESLKQYQNKLGKQVATKILAAGTFYDAEDYHQKYLLRRNAALCESLKKAGLKNFKESHVAARLNGYCCGGGSLANFEAEYQKLGLTDMQAVLVRQCMKS; the protein is encoded by the exons ATGCGTTTTCCGTTCGTCCCTGTTCGGCAGTTGTTCCTTGTTTCTGCGCGGCTCAGCGAG ATGCCGCTCTACGAACCAAACGTGCCAGTCAAGAAAGCAACCTTTGCACTATCATGATTCTGGTTCCCCGAGGCGCAGTACGGCTGCGCCCCGGGGGTGGTTCGCACCCGCGTCGGGTACACTGGTGGAACTACGAAGGACCCAACCTACCGAAGCCT TGGCGACCATACAGAGACTGTTCAACTGGAATATGACCCTACCAACACAGATTACAAGACTCTTCTGAACATGTTTTGGGGATTTCATGATCCAACTGCCTGCCACAAGCGACAGTACATGTCTGCTATTTTTTACCATGACAAGGAACAGAAAGCTGCCGCTGAGGAGAGCTTGAAGCAATACCAGAACAAGTTAGGCAAGCAAGTTGCTACGAAGATCTTGGCTGCTGGAACATTTTATGATGCTGAAGA TTACCACCAGAAGTACCTGCTTCGACGCAATGCAGCTCTTTGTGAAAGTCTGAAGAAGGCAGGTCTGAAGAATTTCAAGGAGAGTCATGTTGCAGCCCGGTTAAATGGCTACTGCTGTGGTGGTGGCAGTCTAGCTAATTTTGAAGCTGAGTATCAAAAGCTAGGGCTCACAGACATGCAGGCTGTACTGGTTCGGCAGTGCATGAAGTCGTAG